The genomic DNA CGATGTGGATGTCGTCGATGCCGCAGCGGTCCGGTTTTTTTCCTTTGGCGTGGTTCTGGAAGAATCCCCGGTGGAACTCCTCCACGTAGGTGTCGCGGTGCGACCCGGGCGTGAGCATGAAGGCGAGGTAGCGTTGGACAAAATCGTTGCGGTCGTAGCCCTGGCAAGAGATGAGGGATTCCGCGAGGACGGCGGCGAGTTTCAGATTGAGGGTGTTTTCCCCGGCCTGGAGGAACTGGTGGTAGTGGATGTCCTTCAATCCCCAGAAACGGGCCTGATCGTGCAGGATGTCGTCCTTGGGGCCGGTGGCGGTGTAGTGGCTGCGCCAGAGGATGCTATCGGGGTGGTGGGGTAGGGGTGGTTTGTAAGAGTCGAGGGTTCCGTAATCGCGGGCGATGAGGGCGCGGCTGTAATACCAATGGGCGGGCATGGCCAGGGCATCACCTATAAACGACCCCCACCAGGCGCCGTGGGCTCGGGAAACGGACATGGGGTCAGATTACGTTCGGCAGGGGGAAACGCAAACGCCCCGGAAGTTTCGTAACCACCAAGACTCCAAGACACCAAGGTTTGAAGTTTGGAAAGGAGCCGGAGAGCGATTGATTTGGATACCCGAACGATCAATGCAAGAGTTGATCAAAACCAAGCCGATCTCATTGGAGACTTGCGTTTTGGTGGTTGACCCGCTGATTCGTTCCCGCGTTCTGCTGGGGGTAGGGTTGCCCGACATGGATTCGAACCATGAATAATGCCTCCAAAGGGCACTGTGTTACCGTTACACCATCGGGCAGGGGATGGAACTGATGAGCCTAGGCCGGACGTTTTTTTTCGCAAATCTAAAATCCGCCTTGGTCGGGCCAGGGGATGCCCCCCCTGGCCAGGTCGGCGACGACCGCCGGCAGCAGGCGATGTTCGGCTTCCTGGATGCGGGCGTGGAGGGTTGTTGCGGAATCGCCCGGAAGGACGGGGACTTTTTCCTGGCGGATGATGGGACCGCCGTCGAGGGAATCATCGACCCAGTGGACGGTGCAACCGGTTTCGGCAACGCCGGCATCGAGGGCCTGCTTCCAGGCCTCCAGTCCTTTGAACGCGGGAAGCAGGGAGGGATGGATGTTGAGGATGCGTCCGGCGAAGGGTTGCAAGAGCGGGGACTTGAG from Candidatus Methylacidiphilales bacterium includes the following:
- the purN gene encoding phosphoribosylglycinamide formyltransferase is translated as MTHGPLLPVAVLGSGRGSNFLALADAIDRGEIPARIVLVASDLPHAPILEHAAARGLPTYVCPTGKFKTKLEPEIESALAQTIRHSGAKLVVLAGYMRVLKSPLLQPFAGRILNIHPSLLPAFKGLEAWKQALDAGVAETGCTVHWVDDSLDGGPIIRQEKVPVLPGDSATTLHARIQEAEHRLLPAVVADLARGGIPWPDQGGF